Sequence from the Acidobacteriota bacterium genome:
CAGTGGCGGCAGCAGTACAACACCCGCAGGCCGCACTCGGCGCTCGGCTATAGGCCCCCGGCGCCGGGGGCCTATAGCCCTGTCAAAAACCCAGTTTCTCGGCCT
This genomic interval carries:
- a CDS encoding IS3 family transposase yields the protein QWRQQYNTRRPHSALGYRPPAPGAYSPVKNPVSRPQVVM